Part of the Vulgatibacter sp. genome is shown below.
CGCCGGTCAGCTCGAGGATGTCCGCCATCTCGGTGAGCAGCCTGGCGACGTCGGCGTTTTCCACTGCGAATCCTCCGGCGGTTCCCTGGAAAAATAGGGCGTGCCGGAGGATCGTCCGCGCGCCGGGCGCCGGCGCGCTTGCGATTCAGATCGCCTGGTTGACGCCGAGGCCGACTTCGGTGTCGACGCCGAAGACCTGGAGGATGCGGCGGGCGTGGTGATCGAGGCCCACCAGCTGCACCTTCAGCTTGCTCTGGTTGCGATCGGCCAGCCACATCGCCAGCACCGAGAGGGCGACGTCGTCGGCGTGGCCGATCTTGGAGAAGTCGAGCACCAGCTCCTGCGTCCCCAGCCCGAGGATCCGATCGCGCAGCTCGTAGGCAGCGCTCCGGTCCAGCGATCCCCCCACCCGCAGGCAGACGTTCCCCGCCGGCATCCGCTCTTCCTCGATCGAAAGCGTTTCCATCCCGTGCCTCCCTGGTTGCCTGCATGGGAGCGTAGGCCCGGACCCCGGGCACAGGAAGGTAGGCAAGCGGCGGCGCGGCACGTCCTGCCCGACGCGATGTTTGCATCAGGACGCTGTGCTACGGTGCGCCCCTTTTTGCGGAGGGCACGATGGAGACGCTGCCATGGATGGGCCTCGGGCTCAGCACCAATCTGGGGCCCCGGGACCGCCC
Proteins encoded:
- a CDS encoding lipid asymmetry maintenance protein MlaB — its product is METLSIEEERMPAGNVCLRVGGSLDRSAAYELRDRILGLGTQELVLDFSKIGHADDVALSVLAMWLADRNQSKLKVQLVGLDHHARRILQVFGVDTEVGLGVNQAI